A region of Pseudomonas sp. Marseille-Q3773 DNA encodes the following proteins:
- a CDS encoding flagellar hook-length control protein FliK gives MTEINSLGAQTAISTQAIKAGMTGELLRLTQPQPGLIPPGQTAQAEVISLRQTGSEFQLVLRLVQANGNQTQLQASANQPLPQGSQVTVSQTESNRLAIMLQQASASQIATLTRLDTSKVPVGTLLQGKVLTNQLLPQAAGQAPVYRALVSLVNSAQAGATLAVDSPRPLAIGSLLSAQVQGDQSLRFVPLSGRQDQLSIAQQLQAQQNRQASLPGLLNVLQQLTSDPDADGALRASVERLLASLPEARQLGDAKALAHALNNSGAFLEAKLLGGFTASVATDLKAHLLRLISQAPASLPGAPGLNLASLAVTMPALARNALGMLERVSPKPQPGAFPLPSRLLEAMDNEDGLQQLLRLAAAAVSRLQSHAMSSLQQTGTLENGNLQTTWQTEVTIRHGQEFIPLQVRLQREETPQQQDDRQHPVPDPLQALWRIELAFDLAPLGPLQVQAQLSQGRLSGQLWAEREQTARLIATELASLRERLLARGLDVGDLACHPGTPPQGPRTRVEQRWVDENA, from the coding sequence ATGACTGAAATCAATAGTCTCGGTGCACAAACCGCAATCAGCACCCAGGCCATCAAGGCGGGCATGACCGGTGAACTGCTGCGCCTGACCCAACCACAGCCCGGCCTGATCCCCCCAGGGCAGACGGCACAGGCCGAAGTCATTTCGTTGCGCCAGACAGGCAGCGAGTTCCAGCTGGTGCTGCGCCTGGTGCAAGCCAACGGCAACCAGACGCAGCTTCAGGCCAGTGCCAACCAACCCTTGCCTCAAGGCAGCCAAGTGACGGTCAGCCAGACCGAAAGCAACCGCCTGGCAATCATGCTGCAGCAGGCCAGCGCCAGCCAGATCGCCACCCTTACCCGCCTGGACACCAGCAAGGTACCGGTCGGCACGCTGCTGCAGGGCAAGGTGCTGACCAACCAGCTGTTGCCCCAGGCAGCCGGCCAAGCGCCCGTCTACCGGGCATTGGTCAGCTTGGTCAACAGCGCCCAGGCCGGGGCGACCCTGGCCGTCGACAGCCCGCGGCCACTGGCCATCGGCAGCCTGCTCAGCGCCCAGGTGCAGGGCGACCAGTCGCTGCGCTTCGTACCGCTCAGCGGCCGGCAGGACCAGCTCAGCATCGCCCAGCAGCTGCAAGCCCAGCAGAACCGTCAGGCTTCGCTGCCCGGCCTGCTCAACGTCCTGCAGCAGCTGACCAGCGACCCGGACGCCGATGGCGCGCTGCGGGCCAGCGTCGAGCGCCTCCTGGCCAGCCTGCCGGAGGCACGGCAACTGGGCGATGCCAAGGCACTGGCTCATGCCCTGAACAACAGCGGTGCGTTTCTTGAAGCGAAACTGTTGGGCGGCTTCACCGCCAGTGTTGCCACCGACCTCAAGGCGCACTTGCTGCGCCTGATCAGCCAGGCCCCGGCCAGCCTGCCCGGCGCGCCTGGCCTGAACCTGGCCAGCCTGGCCGTGACCATGCCGGCGCTGGCCCGCAATGCCCTGGGCATGCTCGAGCGGGTCAGCCCCAAGCCGCAACCCGGGGCGTTCCCGCTACCCTCCAGGTTGCTCGAGGCCATGGACAACGAGGACGGCCTGCAGCAACTCCTGCGCCTGGCTGCAGCGGCGGTATCGCGCCTGCAGAGCCACGCCATGAGCAGCCTGCAGCAGACCGGCACGCTGGAAAATGGCAACCTGCAGACCACCTGGCAAACCGAGGTAACCATCCGCCATGGCCAGGAGTTCATTCCCTTGCAGGTCCGCCTGCAGCGCGAGGAAACCCCGCAGCAGCAAGACGACCGCCAGCACCCGGTACCAGACCCGTTGCAGGCGCTGTGGCGCATCGAACTGGCCTTCGACCTGGCGCCTCTGGGCCCCCTGCAGGTGCAGGCTCAATTGAGCCAGGGGCGCTTGAGCGGCCAGCTGTGGGCAGAGCGCGAGCAAACCGCGCGGCTGATCGCGACGGAACTCGCCAGCCTGCGCGAACGGCTACTGGCGCGAGGACTGGATGTCGGCGACCTGGCCTGCCACCCCGGCACGCCGCCACAAGGGCCGCGTACCCGGGTCGAACAACGCTGGGTGGATGAGAACGCATGA
- a CDS encoding EscU/YscU/HrcU family type III secretion system export apparatus switch protein encodes MTHEYTRQAIALSYDGEQAPTLSAKGDDALAEAILALGREHGVPIYENAELVRLLARLELGEQIPEALYLTIAEIIAFAWQLSGRVPAGFDNAPRQPRDVTPMLAALPPAESSSD; translated from the coding sequence ATGACGCACGAATATACCCGCCAGGCCATTGCCCTGAGCTACGACGGCGAGCAAGCCCCTACCCTCAGCGCCAAGGGCGACGATGCACTGGCCGAGGCCATCCTGGCGTTAGGCCGTGAGCATGGGGTGCCAATCTATGAAAATGCTGAACTGGTACGCCTACTGGCACGACTGGAACTGGGCGAACAGATTCCCGAAGCGCTGTACCTGACCATCGCCGAGATCATCGCTTTCGCCTGGCAGCTGAGCGGCCGGGTACCTGCGGGCTTCGACAACGCCCCCAGGCAACCCCGAGACGTGACGCCAATGCTTGCTGCGCTACCGCCAGCCGAAAGCAGCTCAGACTGA
- a CDS encoding DUF6543 domain-containing protein — MRIPHLNQQGVRHVLDHLAHFPRPDRAAANALRDWAAGRGVILDPDQVEVVTLHYQPGTQFPVDAVVTHRQSLTQALLANWQGESANNLAGALFHAPWAGEWPGPMHLVDQLRNPPFPSNASSYEVFNGLFRRTTPQVYDDSTRIDLPAEQLQTFIWNLDFRQRYKAMLDDYWSGHFDSYRSSARLNFIAACNRQAADGSLSNEAVRLAWQVAGLRKPAKSLQVRPLNIYGYVAADIIWFKSAKRRRTVLFIPGNSSPLHEFADHGQLQDWVAQQCKDTHKRAALMQHFSAADVPDGLSYSGLATAMEGVAVYPERNHLDANRPGFTTEGYWPAREYVNYRVETYSPLISGDLFDAFTRRQQRRSYRDAQQLITSDGEVTRARWLNYISSAINYLAPLALVVPALAPLFAIGGVAQFALGVDQALEGRSLEEKANGVGGAIFGLLNAAPLATDLVKASPRLFRYCRDGFVMPSDINGQLGYPLSPVVPPRLPAAEVVEFFHDPDSLAPLPGADPAVAAAVVRQPTYRPIPDSLQGQISGYLMELTYDVEMDAFLLRSDENEVNPTYYRAPEPGSGRDMVPIEAGRRTVSNSMREATLRALGVDLSLPLEIPAMPLENATPIPANILSIWIGDQVLSSSLLENIAHNTSRLADSRYTFKLYLSSANSQAYAENLRLLGEKAPGLRVLPLEQQPAFETFRQSPYYEQYQAALTGNGQGPAHYASAADVLRYRLLHAEGGLYMDIDDTLLAPGEYAEMRDGKGLGNPGEALDDVVLATPQDGILLFPPVCNEKMANGNIFNNSLMGSHPGNPTLDAISDEMLARFRQTPDFYDTLPAASIDPIAFDTYARQLSKISGPRLLTDVVTRRLPYLRLLREIVNANAMNQRGLRAFVDLPRYRAAMRALLPLDRIAKIGGNQSWVH, encoded by the coding sequence ATGCGTATTCCTCATCTCAACCAGCAAGGCGTCCGCCATGTGCTCGATCATCTGGCGCACTTCCCTCGGCCCGACCGCGCCGCCGCCAATGCGCTGCGCGACTGGGCAGCCGGGCGCGGTGTGATACTGGATCCTGATCAGGTCGAGGTTGTGACGCTGCATTACCAGCCTGGTACGCAGTTTCCTGTCGACGCGGTGGTCACGCATCGGCAAAGCCTCACCCAGGCGCTGCTGGCAAACTGGCAAGGGGAATCGGCCAACAATCTTGCCGGGGCGCTGTTCCATGCCCCGTGGGCCGGTGAGTGGCCCGGTCCGATGCATCTGGTGGACCAGCTCCGCAACCCCCCCTTTCCGAGCAACGCGTCCAGCTACGAGGTTTTCAATGGCCTGTTCCGCCGCACCACCCCGCAGGTGTATGACGACAGCACGCGGATCGACTTGCCCGCAGAGCAGCTCCAGACATTCATCTGGAACCTGGACTTCCGGCAACGCTACAAGGCCATGCTCGATGACTACTGGTCGGGCCATTTCGACAGCTACCGTAGCAGCGCCCGCCTCAATTTCATCGCGGCCTGTAACCGTCAGGCGGCAGATGGCAGCTTGAGCAACGAGGCTGTCCGGCTGGCCTGGCAGGTGGCTGGGCTGCGCAAGCCTGCCAAGTCGCTGCAAGTGAGGCCGTTGAACATTTACGGTTATGTCGCCGCCGATATCATATGGTTCAAAAGCGCCAAGCGGCGCCGGACCGTACTGTTCATACCGGGCAACTCCTCCCCTCTGCATGAATTCGCCGACCATGGCCAACTGCAGGACTGGGTCGCGCAACAATGCAAAGACACGCACAAACGCGCTGCATTGATGCAGCATTTCAGCGCTGCAGATGTCCCCGATGGCCTTAGCTACAGTGGCCTGGCCACCGCCATGGAGGGTGTGGCGGTTTATCCTGAGCGTAACCACCTCGATGCCAACCGACCAGGCTTCACCACAGAGGGGTATTGGCCCGCGCGCGAATATGTGAATTACCGGGTCGAGACCTATAGCCCGCTTATCAGCGGTGACCTATTCGATGCCTTTACCCGACGCCAGCAACGACGCAGCTATCGCGACGCACAGCAACTGATAACCAGTGACGGCGAGGTCACCAGGGCGCGCTGGCTCAACTATATCAGTAGCGCGATCAACTACTTGGCACCGCTGGCGCTGGTGGTGCCAGCCCTGGCACCGCTGTTCGCCATCGGCGGAGTCGCCCAGTTCGCCCTGGGCGTGGATCAAGCCCTCGAAGGGCGCTCCCTGGAAGAAAAAGCCAACGGGGTGGGCGGGGCCATCTTCGGTCTGCTCAATGCCGCGCCGCTGGCCACAGACCTGGTGAAAGCCAGCCCAAGGTTGTTCCGCTACTGCCGTGACGGTTTCGTCATGCCCAGCGACATCAACGGCCAGCTCGGCTACCCACTAAGTCCCGTCGTGCCGCCCAGACTGCCGGCAGCGGAAGTCGTTGAGTTCTTTCACGACCCTGACAGCCTCGCACCGCTACCTGGTGCCGACCCGGCGGTGGCCGCAGCCGTTGTCCGCCAGCCCACCTACCGGCCCATACCAGACTCGCTTCAGGGGCAAATCAGCGGCTACCTGATGGAGCTGACCTATGACGTGGAAATGGATGCGTTCCTGCTGAGGTCGGACGAGAACGAGGTCAACCCAACTTATTACCGGGCGCCGGAACCCGGCAGCGGACGCGATATGGTGCCGATCGAGGCTGGTCGCCGTACAGTGAGCAACTCGATGCGCGAAGCGACCCTGCGTGCGCTGGGTGTGGACCTGTCACTGCCACTGGAAATCCCCGCAATGCCGCTGGAAAACGCCACCCCCATTCCCGCGAATATCCTGAGTATATGGATTGGCGACCAGGTATTGAGTAGCTCACTACTGGAAAACATCGCCCACAATACGTCACGGCTCGCCGACAGCCGGTATACCTTCAAGCTGTACCTGTCCAGCGCAAATTCCCAGGCCTACGCCGAAAACTTGCGGCTGCTAGGGGAGAAAGCGCCGGGGCTACGCGTGCTGCCACTGGAGCAACAGCCCGCTTTCGAAACATTCCGTCAGTCACCCTACTACGAGCAGTACCAGGCAGCCTTGACCGGTAACGGCCAGGGCCCCGCGCACTATGCATCCGCAGCCGATGTGCTGCGTTACCGGTTGCTGCATGCCGAAGGCGGGTTGTACATGGACATCGACGATACCTTGCTGGCACCTGGCGAGTATGCCGAGATGCGCGACGGCAAAGGCCTGGGCAATCCAGGTGAAGCCCTGGACGACGTGGTACTGGCCACGCCGCAGGATGGCATCCTGTTGTTCCCACCGGTGTGCAACGAGAAGATGGCGAACGGAAATATTTTCAACAACAGCCTGATGGGCAGCCATCCAGGCAACCCGACGCTCGACGCGATCTCCGATGAAATGCTGGCCCGTTTCAGGCAAACGCCCGATTTCTACGACACCTTGCCAGCTGCCAGCATCGACCCGATTGCTTTCGATACTTATGCCAGGCAGCTTTCAAAAATATCAGGGCCACGCCTGCTGACCGACGTAGTCACGCGTCGCTTGCCGTACCTGCGTCTGTTGCGGGAGATAGTCAATGCCAACGCCATGAATCAGCGCGGGTTGCGCGCATTCGTCGACCTGCCCCGATACCGTGCAGCAATGCGAGCGCTGTTGCCACTGGACCGTATCGCCAAGATCGGCGGCAACCAGTCGTGGGTACATTGA